From the Vulpes lagopus strain Blue_001 chromosome 15, ASM1834538v1, whole genome shotgun sequence genome, one window contains:
- the LOC121476585 gene encoding LOW QUALITY PROTEIN: olfactory receptor 51I2-like (The sequence of the model RefSeq protein was modified relative to this genomic sequence to represent the inferred CDS: inserted 2 bases in 1 codon) yields MGGKPHNSSDLPPFTLSGFPGLETSQHWMFLLFGILYIVSIVGNALILFIIKGVQSLHKPKYYFLSLLSVNDLGVSFSTLSTMLATFCFHLREIGFDSCIAQMFFIHLFSFMESGVLLVMSFDCYVAISNPLRYATVLTDACVVCLGMAVVICGFCMVFPLPFLLKRLSFCKANVLSHPYCLHPDLIHLPCGDITINNIFGQFIVISNFGLDSALILLSYLLILRSILAIASREERLKTLNTCVSHVCXVMFFVPMVGVSMAARYGRHAPQYVHTLMSLIYLFVPPMLNPVIYSIKTKEIRQRLCKILLGTRF; encoded by the exons ATGGGAGGTAAGCCCCACAACAGCTCAGACTTGCCTCCTTTCACCCTGTCAGGGTTCCCAGGGCTGGAGACATCCCAACATTGGATGTTTCTGCTCTTTGGTATCCTCTACATTGTCTCCATTGTGGGCAATGCCCTTATCCTTTTCATCATCAAGGGGGTACAGAGTTTGCATAAGCCTAAGTACTACTTCCTATCCCTGCTGTCAGTTAATGACCTAGGTGTGTCCTTTTCCACACTGTCCACCATGTTGGCCACATTTTGCTTCCACTTAAGAGAGATCGGCTTTGATTCTTGCATAGCTCAAATGTTTTTTATCCACCTCTTCTCCTTTATGGAGTCTGGAGTTCTCCTGGTTATGAGTTTTGACTGCTATGTGGCCATCAGTAACCCCTTGCGCTATGCCACAGTGCTCACTGATGCCTGTGTGGTGTGCCTGGGCATGGCTGTTGTCATCTGTGGTTTCTGTATGGTTTTCCCACTGCCCTTCCTTCTGAAGAGGTTGTCCTTCTGCAAGGCCAATGTACTCTCTCATCCTTACTGCCTGCATCCAGATCTGATCCACTTGCCCTGTGGTGACATTACCATCAATAATATTTTTGGTCAATTCATTGTCATCTCTAACTTTGGTCTGGATTCTGCTCTCATTCTCCTCTCCTACCTGCTCATCCTGCGCTCTATACTTGCTATTGCCTCCCGGGAGGAAAGACTTAAGACCCTCAATACGTGTGTCTCACATGTGTG TGTTATGTTCTTTGTGCCTATGGTCGGTGTGTCCATGGCCGCTCGCTATGGGAGGCATGCCCCACAGTATGTACATACACTCATGTCCCTCATCTACCTTTTTGTACCTCCTATGCTCAACCCAGTCATCTATTCCATCAAAACCAAAGAGATCCGTCAAAGGCTTTGCAAAATACTACTGGGAACAAGGTTTTAA